In Merismopedia glauca CCAP 1448/3, the following proteins share a genomic window:
- a CDS encoding TIGR04255 family protein, with amino-acid sequence MNLPEFERVLYKHNPLREVVCQLRFPPILKISNQEPVEFQDELRLQYPLFETVRTQLPLEISNVWQQLGLPQQNEVAYSFKSEDQRWNLSITKDFIALATFSYERYEPFKQRLEKALEIFERIYKPSFYTRVGLRYQDLVIRSKLEIEDKNWSELIAKNIASELYDPELSSSIETVTKNLILNTENGKINFNHGLVTVKEAQQNSNEIAYLFDADFYTEQKIEGNGDVWNILSQFNQSARRLFRWSITDTLHNAMQPQPVDSV; translated from the coding sequence ATGAACTTGCCTGAGTTTGAGCGCGTACTTTACAAGCACAACCCTTTGAGAGAGGTTGTGTGCCAGTTGCGCTTCCCACCAATACTCAAGATCTCTAATCAAGAGCCAGTTGAGTTTCAGGATGAGCTTAGGCTTCAATATCCGCTTTTTGAGACAGTTAGGACGCAATTACCGTTAGAGATATCAAATGTTTGGCAACAGTTAGGTTTACCACAGCAAAATGAAGTTGCTTACAGTTTTAAGTCAGAAGACCAAAGATGGAATTTATCTATTACCAAAGATTTTATTGCTCTAGCTACCTTTTCTTACGAACGGTATGAACCATTTAAGCAACGTCTTGAGAAAGCTTTAGAAATATTTGAACGTATCTATAAGCCATCTTTCTATACTAGGGTTGGGCTTCGATACCAAGACTTAGTTATTCGTTCAAAACTTGAAATTGAAGATAAGAATTGGTCAGAATTAATTGCTAAAAATATTGCTTCAGAATTGTACGATCCAGAACTTTCTTCTTCAATTGAGACAGTAACAAAGAATCTAATTTTGAACACAGAAAATGGAAAAATTAATTTTAATCATGGACTTGTTACAGTGAAAGAGGCACAGCAAAACAGTAATGAGATTGCTTATTTATTTGATGCTGATTTTTATACAGAACAGAAAATAGAAGGAAATGGAGATGTCTGGAACATACTCAGTCAGTTCAACCAATCTGCTAGAAGACTCTTTAGGTGGAGCATTACAGATACCCTCCATAATGCCATGCAACCCCAGCCAGTTGACTCGGTATAA